GCCTCGTCCACGCGCATGCCGCGCACGTCCAGGCTCGGGATGTCGGCCAGAGGGGTGGACGCCTCCGGCCGCAGGGTCTCGGCGACGACGAGGCCCGCCGGCCTCCGGGGGGTGAGCGGCTTCGGCCCCGGCGCGGGAGGCGGGGCGAGGTGCACGTCGGCCAGGTCCACGAGCGAACGCAGGCCGCCGACTCGGACGGCCACCTTTCCCCGGCGAGGGAGTTCTAGAATCTCCGCTCGCTCTCCGAGGCGGGGGAGGAAGACCCGTTGACCGACCGTCAGCGCCTCTGACCGCACCGGCTCGCTCTGCGGAGGCGCGACGCGCGCCGGTTCGTGCCGAAGGAGCGTCTGCGCCGCCGCGCTGACCTGCTGGTCGAGAGACTTCAGCTGCTGCGCGGCGGCCGGTTGCTCGGGCGGGACCTGACGCAGCTGCGCACGCACCCGCTCCAGATCGCGCCGCGCCCGCACGAGCTCCTGGTGGGCCTTGAGGTGGGCTTGATCCACCTCGCGCCGGGCACGCTCCTCGGCCTCGCGCCGCTGGCGCTCGAGGCGGACGCGCTCGGCCTGCAGCTCGGCGGTCTCCCGCGCCAGGCTCTCGGTCTGCTGGTGGAGCGACTCACGCTGGCCGGCCAGCTCGGCGAGGAGGGCCGAGAGCCGGTTTGCGTCCGGGTCGAGGAGCGAGCGCGCCCGGGTCAAGACTGCCTCGGGCAGCCCCAGCCGCTGCGCGACGGGCAGAGCGAACGAACTGCCCGGGGTGCCGAGGTGCAGGCGATAGGTGGGGGCCATGCGCTCTAGATCGAAGCCCACGCTCGCGTTCACGAAGCGGGGGTCGGCTAGCGGGAGGGCCTTGAGGCGCTCGTAGTGGGTGGTGACCAGCGCTTGCGTGGCGCGCGAGGCCAGGCTCTCGAGGAGCGCCTGAGCCAGCGCTTCTCCCTCGCCCGGGTCGGTTCCGGTGGCGATCTCGTCGAGGAGCACCAGCGTGTCGGCGGAGGCGCGCGCAACGAAGGAGAGCACCCGGGTGAGCTGGGCGCTGAAGGTCGATAGGTTCGCGCTGAGGCTCTGATCGTCGCCGAGCTGGCAGAAGAGCTGCGAGTAGAAGGGGAGCGAGCTCCCCTCGGCGGCCGGGACGTGCATGCCGGCCTTGAGCATGAGCGCGGAGAGCCCCAGCGCCTTGAGGCAGACGGACTTGCCGCCGGCGTTGGGGCCGGTGACGATCAGCGTGCGCCCGGCGGCGAGCTCGAGCGTGTTCGGGATGACCTTGGACCCCGCAAGGAGCATGAGCGGGTGGCGAAGGTCGCGCAGCAGGAGGGATCCGTCGGCGGAGATCGCCGGTCTCGCGGCCTCGAGCCGCTCGGCGAGCCGGGCCCGCGCGGCGACCAGGTCGAGGTAGACGAGGGTCTTCTCGGTCTCCGCGATCGCCTCGAGGTGTTCTCCCACCAGCGTGGCGAGGCCGAGGAGGATCTGCAGCTCCTCGCGCGCGACCTCGAGCTCGGCCACCTTGAGCTGGTTGTTGTGTTCGATGACCTCGCGTGGCTCGATGAAGAGCGTGGCCCCGCTGGCGGAGGCGCCGTGCACGATCCCCTCCACCATGCCGGCCGAGTCGGTGCGGACGGGGAGGACGTACCGGTCTTCTCTCTGGGTGTAGTAGTGGTCCTGCAGCCACCGGGTCCAGAGCGGCGACTCGAGGAGCGCGCGCATACGCCGACCAAGTTGCTGGTGGAGCTCGGCCACGCGTCGCCGGAGCCGCTTGAGCTCCGGGCTGGCGTGGTCGGCCACGGCCCCGCCCGCGTCGAACGCGTCGAGGATCGCGCTGTAGACCGGGTGCAGGTCGTGCAGTCCTCGGCCCACGCGAGCCAGCGACGGCACCTCGGCTGCGCGGGCGCGCACGAAGCGCGAGAGGTGCGCGCCGGACTGCAGCGTCTGGCCGAGGTGGACGAGCGTCGGGCCATCCAGGGCCCCTTCCTTCTGCAGTCGCGCGAGGGCCGGCGCCAGGTCGTAGGTGTTGCCGAAGGGGAGGGGCTCGCCCGCGGCGAGCAAGGTGCGGGCCTCCGACACCAGCTCGAGGAGCTCGTCCACCTCCGCGCGTGCGAGCGACGGCAGCAGGGCCGCCGCCGCCTCGCCGCCTCGGCGGGTGGTGCACAGCCGGGCCAGGTTCTGGCGCAGCTCTGGCCATCCCAGGTTGACAAGGGCCGGGTCCAGGGCTTCAGCTTGCGGTGGATCGTGCGGCGGTTGCGCCGCACCTGGCATCGTTTCGGGGCACATGACGTTCCGATTGCTCGCGTACGCACCCAGATCCTTCTGGGCCGTCGTCCTGTTGTCCTGCCTCGGGGCCTGCCCGGGAGCCGGCACGGGGGAGGGGCCCGTCGAGCCGTTCCCTCCCCGGCGCGTCCGGCCTCTCGAGCTCACCCTGCCGAGGCTCGGCGGAGGTCAGGTGTCCCTCTCGGGGCTCCGCGGGGGACCCGTCGTGCTTACCATGTTTACGACGTGGTCTCTACGCTGCCAGGCCGAGGCGCCCCAGTTCGTGCAGCTCCACGAGCGGTGGAAGAGCCGCGGGCTCCGCGTGGTGGGGGTCTCGCTCTCCGCGGACGACGCCTCGCTGGTGCGGACGTACGTGGAGTTCGTGGGGTACCGCTTCGACGTGGCGCTGGCGCGACCGGACGACCTGGAGCTCGTGGCGGCGTTCGGGCTCACCCGCCAGGTGCCGCGGACGGTGCTTCTCGACGGAGCGGGACGCGTGCTGCGCGACTTCGAGGGGCTGACGGACTTCGTGACGCTCCGGCGGGAGCTGGACGCGCTGCTGGGAGCGGGCTCTTCGAAGCCCCCGGCGAGCACGATCGATCCGCCACCAACGCGTCGCTGATCAGCGCGCCTTGCGCTTGGCCGCGGCGAGCTTCTTCTCGAGCGCCTTGCGCACCGGTTTGGCCGTGGCGAGCTGCAGCGCCGCCTCGTAATGGCGCACTGCCTGGGGGTAGCGATGCTTGCGTGCCGCGAGGTCTCCGAGGAGTTCCGGGATTCCGGGGTGACCGGGGACGATCTCCTGCGCGGCGAGCGCGTGCTGGCGCGCGAGCTTGAGCTGGCCCCGGCCGAGGGCTCGACGTCCCAGCAGGAGCTCGAGCTGGGCGAGCGCGCGCAGCGGCTTCTCGGCCTGGTCGTCGAGAGAGACCCAGGTACGGTAGAGCTGCTGCGCCTGCGGGAGCTGGCGGCTGCGGAGGAGGGTGCTGGCCCGGCGGGCGATCCGTGCCCCGAGCTGGGAGCGGAAGCGCGCCACGGCGGGATGTCCCGGGTGGTCCCGCTCGATGCGTTCGAGGAGCTCCTTGACGTTGTCCCCGGGGGGACGCAGGTAGCGCTTCCCGTCGGCCGCACGCCTCGCCCATTCTAGAATGCGCTCTACCTCTTGCGGCGTGACCTTGGGGCGCTCGGGAGCGGTCGCCGCCGGCCAACTCTGCGGCGGGGCGGCGTCCTGCGGACGGGCGTCGCGCACGGGGCCCGCGTCGCGTCGCGGGGAGCCGGCGTCGGAGATGGGCGCGGTGGGGACCTCGCGATGCCCGCGCCACCAGATCGCGGCGAAGGCGCCGCCGCCGCCCACGAGGAGGGTGACGCCGAGCGTGGTCCAGAGCGGCCAGCGGCGTCCGGCCACGACCCGGGTGCCGAGCGGGTCCGTGGCCTGGAGCGCGGCGCCGGTGGCGCTCCCCAGGGTGGGGGCGGCACCGCTCTCGGAGAGCTGGCCTCCGTAGAGCCGCACCTCCCCCGGGAGCACCTGGTGGGCGGGAGGGAAAGGGGGCGCCTCGAGCAGTGCGGGGGCACGGACGGTGGGGGCGGTCCCGACGGCCAGTCCCGCCGAGGGGGCCGTGCCTTCGGCGAGAAAGGGTTCGAGGGCCTTTCGGAGGTCTTCCATGGAAGGGAGGCGGTGGCTGCGCTCCGTCGCCAGGGCGTGGCTCAGCAACGCATCGAGCGCCTCCGGGAGGTCCGGTCGGTAGTGGCGAAGCGGGGTGGGCGGCTCCAGAGCCTTGCGGCTGAGGAGCTGCATGAGGTTCTTCCCCTCGTGCGGGAGGTGTCCCGTCAGCATCTCGAAGAGCATGGCCCCGGTGGCGTAGACGTCGATGCGCCGGTCGATCTCCTCCCCCGCGGCCTGCTCGGGCGCCATGTACTCGGGGGTGCCCATGGCGATGCCGGGGGTGGTGAGACGCGCGTCTCCACGCTCGGCGAGGTCCAGGTTCTTCGCGATGCCGAAGTCGAGGATCTTGACGAAGTCGGTCTCGCCGTCGCGCTCGGTGAGAAACACGTTCTCCGGCTTGAGGTCGCGGTGCACGATCCCGGCGTCGTGGGCGGCATGCAGGGCCCGGCACATCTGGTGCGCGATGCGGAGCGCCCGGTCCGTGGCGAGGGTCCGCTGCTGCGCGAGCACCGTGGCGAGGTCTACCCCCGTGAGGAGCTCCATGACGAAGTAGACGCGCCCGTCGGCCGTGGTGCCGGAGTCCGTCACGTCCACGATGTTCGGGTGTCCGATGCGCGTCGCGGCACGCGCCTCGTCGCGAAAGCGCCGCACGGCCTCCTCGTCACGACTGTAGAGCGCGTGCAGCACCTTGATCGCCACGCGTCTGCCGATCTCCGTGTGCTGGGCCTCGTAGACGGCCCCCATGCCCCCTTCGCCGATGAGGCGCATCGTGCGGTAGCGCCCATCCAGGATCTGTCCGCTCAGGTTGTCGGTCGTCAGGCGTCCCGGCGCACCGACCTCGACGCTCGGCGCGGCGCCGGGGCCGAGCTGGGGAGGGCGCGCGCCGAGCCGGGGAGGGAGCGGAACCCGGGGCGGAGGGCGGGGGCGCGCTCCCGTTGGCGAAGCAGCCGCGGGCGGGGTGGTCACGGGCTCGAGTCGTCGTCGCGCGACCTGGCGGAGGAGCCCCTCGGCGTCGCGCTGGCATTCGTCCACCACCGAGCCGTAGACGGCGCGGAGGAGCTGCGCCAGGGCCGTGGCGTCGTAGTCGGGCCCGAGCTGACCGAGCAGCTCGCGCAGCGCCTCCCCCATCGCCTCTCCCGACGGGTAACGTGCGTCGGGGTCCGGCTGCAGGGCGCGAAGGACGAGGGCGTCCAGCGCGGCCGGGACGTCGGGGCGCCTGCTCGACGGCGGCACGAGGACCGGCTGCTTGACGCTCTCCAGCTGGGGACGCGGACTCGTCTCCGAGCGCGGACGCATCGGCTGCCCGGTGAGGGTCTCCCACAGGATGACCCCCACCGAGTACAGGTCGGCTCGGGCGTCTACAGGGCCGGAACGCGTCCGCTCCGGAGCGAGATACGAGAGCCGGCCGAAGACCACGCCGGGGGCGGTGTACGGCTTGCGCAGCGGCGACGAGGCGATGCCGAAATCCGTCAGCTTCACCTCGCCGGCGAAAGAAAGGAGCACGTTGGACGGGCAGACGTCCCGGTGGACGAGGCGGATCTCCGCGTGCTCGTGCGCGTAGCTCAGCCCGCGGCAGAGCTCCTGTGCCAGGTACACGCAGGCGGCCACGGGAAGCGGGCGCCTGAGCTCTCCGCACCGCACGAGCAGATCGCGCAGGTCTCGCCCGAGGACGTACTCCATCGCGAGGTAGGGCTGATCGTCCACGATCCCCGCATCGAAGACCTGCACCAGGTTGGGATGCGAGAGCCGGAGCGCGACCTTGCTCTCGTCGAGAAAACGCGCGCGGCGGTCGTTCTTCTTGGGAGTGGAGCGGATCGTCTTGACCACCAGCAGCCGGGCGGGACCGCCCAGCGAGGACGGCCCGGCCAGGTGCAGGTCCCCCATCCCGCCGGCGGCGAGCTTTCGCAGGAGGAGGTAGCTGCCGAAGAGGCGCGGGTAGCTGGCCGCCATTCGCGAGAGGATATCAAGCGGGTCGTTGAACTAGAACACCGAAGGCGTCGCGAGCCATCGCGGGACGCGCCGCGACGCGCGACGGTGGATCAACGCGTCCTGAGCTGGCGCCTGGCAGCCTCGAGATTCCGTCGTGCCTCGCGGTGACCCTCCTCGCGTCCGAGCACGCGCTCGTACATGCGCATGGCGTTCTTGTAGTCGTGGAGCTTGAAGAAGATGTTGCCGCGGATCAGATCGGCCTGGAGTCCCGCTCCTTCGGAGGCGGCGACCTGCGCGAAAACCTGCGCGGCGTGGTACTGGCCGAGCTGGAACTCCACCTCGGCGAGCCCGACCAGGGCCCGCCCACGGTCCTTGGGGGAGCGGCGCGCAGTTTCGAAGGCCGTGCGCGCCTCGGCGAAGCGACCCGCGCGCAGGTGGCGCAGGCCCGCGCTCATGCTGGATGTGGCGCTGCGGCCGGCTGCGCTCTTCGTACCGGACAGGCGTGCGCGACCCCCGCTGGGGCGGACGGGGGCCGACGCGGCGACCTGCGTCGCTGACGCCTCCTCGGAGGGCTGCGTCCCTGCATCCTGCGCGCGGAGCGCCTGAACGGAAGCGGAGCGCGGCTCGGCAACCGCGACGGGAGCGGAAGGGCGCGGCGCGGTACCCGCTCCGGCCGACCGCGGCTTGCGACTCCAGAGCGGCAGGGCCACGACGGTCGCCAGGGCTCCGAGCCCGATCAGGATCAGGAGTAGCGCCGGAGCGGCGCGGTGGCGGGGCGGCGCCTTGACGGAGGCCGTGACGGCCAGATCCGGGCGGAACTCCTCGCCCGGGCCGAAGGGCTCGCGCGCCAGATCGAGCGCGCGAGGGGATGGGATCCCCATCGGGGACGCGCCGGTCCCGAGCGGGTCGTCGGGCAGGCCGAGCATCGACGCCACGGCGCCCGAACGCCCGCTAGTCAGCTTGGTCAGCTCGTAGGCCAGCTGCGCCATGCTCTGGGGGCGGCGCTCCGGGTCGCGCTCGAGGGCCCAGAGCACGATGCGCTCGAGCTCGCCGGAGAGCTCGGGTCGGTGCTCGCTCGGCGGGCGGATCTCCTCGGTGGCCTTCCGGTTCAGCACCTCGAGGAGGTTGTCTCCGGCGTGCGGTGGCTCGCCCACGAGCATCTCGTAGAGCAGAGCCCCCACGGCGTAGATGTCGGCGCGATGGTCGCAGCCCTTGCCGGCCGCCTGCTCGGGGCTCATGTACTCGGGGGTGCCCATCGCGATGCCGGGGTTGGTCAGGCGCACCCGGCGCGAATCCTCGAGGTGCCCCATCTGCGCGATGCCGAAGTCGAGCACCTTGACGAAGTCCACGGCCCCCTCGCGCGTGGTCAGGAAGACGTTCTCGGGCTTCAGGTCGCGGTGAACGATCCCCGCCTCGTGCGCAGCCTCGAGGGCGTGGCAGATTTGGACCGCCACGCGCGTCACGCGCTCCTCAGGGAAGGGGCCATCCTCACCGAGCGTGTCGGCCAGGTCGAGCCCCTCGAGGTGCTCCATCACGAAGTAGAAGCTCCCGTCCTCCGTGATGCCCGAGTCGAAGACCTCCACGATGTTCGGGTGCCCGATGCGGCTCGCCGCACGCGCTTCCTGTCGAAACCGCGACACGACCTCCGGCATGCGCGTGTAGATGGGATGAAGGACCTTCACCGCCAGCCGTTTCTCGATGTCCACGTGAAGCGCGAGGTAGACGGTCCCCATCCCGCCCTCGCGGATCAGGTCCTCGATGCGGTAGCGGCCGCCGAGCATGGTGCCCGGTGCGAGCGTGGGGGGGGGCGTCGACTCGTCGACGAAGAGCTTCTCCTCCTCCGCCCCCTCGGTAGCCACACCGGTGGAGACCTTGGCGTCGAGGAGCTCGTGGATCCGCGGCGTCATCTCTTCGAGAAGCTGTTGCCGCTGGCGTCGCTCGTCGTCGATCGCCGCGCCGAAGATCTGCGCGAGCAGTCGCTGGACCGCGGCGGCGTCGGTGGTGGGGTCCAGCTTGGCTAGAAATCCGGCCAGCTCTCGCCGGAAGAGCTCGGCGGTGGCGTAGCGGTCGTCGCGCCGCGGCGCGAGCGCTCGCAGCACGATGAGGTCGAGAGGCGGAGGAAGCTTGCGGTTGACCTTCGACGGGGCTGGCACCTGCGGGTTCGCCACGCGCTTCAGCTGGTCGAGCTGGCTCCCCTCCTTCGGGAAGAGGCGCTGTCCGGTGATGAGCTCCCAGAAGATGACACCCAGCGAGTAGACGTCGGCGCGCTCGTCGACGGCCTCGTTTCGCGCCTGCTCGGGAGACATGTAGGCCAGCTTGCCGAAGAGCACCCCGGGGGACGTCTTCTGCATCTTGATCGTACTCGAGGCGAGCCCGAAGTCCGTCAGCCGCACCTCCCCCGAGTACGAGAGCAGCACGTTCGGCGGGCTGACGTCGCGGTGAACGAGCTGGAGGTCGCCGAAGCTGTGGGCGTAGCTCAGGCCGCGGCAGAGCTCCTTCGCCAGGTGGAGCGCGACCTCGAGCGGCATGGGTCGCCCCTCCATCGCGTTCCAGACCGTCCGGAGATCCTTTCCCTCGATGTATTCCATCGACAGGTAGTAGCGCCCGTCGATGAGGCCGCTCTCGAAGATCGGGACGAGGTTTCCGTGGCTGAGCTGCACCACCAGCTTGGCCTCGTCCACGAACCGGCGCGTGAACTCCTCGTCGCCGAGGTGGCCGAGGATCTGCTTGATGACGCAAAGTTTGCGTAGATCCCCGCGTCCGGCCACCGCCAGGTGCAGCTCTCCCATCCCCCCGCGAGCCAGCGGGCCGATCAGCACGTACTTGCCGAAGAGTCTAGGATAGGTGTCTGGTGACGCCACGTTCTGCGCTCAATGGGGCCCCGTGCGGGCAGCTGAAAGCGTACCACGAAAGCCCGCGAGGCCTCTCTCCTCTCATCGGCCCCGAGGGGGCGCCGCTGAGGCCTTCGCGGCGGCAGGTGCCTCGCCTTGACCCCGGCCCCCCCGGCATGTAGGATTTGCTCGCAATCGCGATAGGTTGCCCATGTCCGGCGAAACCGTTCTCGTCATCGATGACAGCCCGACCATCCTGAAGGTGGTTCAGCTCGTGCTGACCAAGGCCGGGTATGCCGTCCTGACCGCGGCGGACGGCGACGAAGGGGTGCAGCTCGCGGCCGAGCATCGACCGCAGATCGTGCTCCTCGACTTCGTGATGCCCAAGATGAACGGCTACCAGGTCTGCCGGGCGCTCCAGCAAGAGGAGGGCACTCGGGACGTGCCCGTGGTGCTGATGAGCGCGAAGGGGGATCAGGTCGGCGACCGGTTCGTCAAGGTGATGGGGATCGTCGACTACATCACCAAGCCGTTCTCTCCCGAGGCGATCACCGCGGTAGTGCAACACACGCTCGCGAAGTACGCGGCGTCCTCGCCGGGGGAGGGGGAGGGGAGGATCCTGCCCGAGGTCTCCGCGGAGAAGGCGGTCAGCGCGGCGGAGGCGGCGTTGCACGCGCGACAGGCCGCGCTCGCTCGCCTGGCCGAAGGGGTGAGTCGGTCGGTCGGCCGATCCATTGTGGCGGCGGCGGCGAACCACGCGACGGCGCTCGAGGAGGCCGACGTGGTGGCGTGGGCCCGGCAGGGACTCGGGCCGGCGGTCTTCGAGGTGCTCCTCGGCGAGCTCAGGGCGGCTGCGCCGGAGCTCGTGGGGGAGGGGGACGCCGTCTTGATGGGAGACCTGCGGGTCATCCCTCTCGCGGAGGTGCTCCTGCTCCTGCATCAGCAGGAACAGCTCGGGGTCTTGACGGTCACCCGAGGGGACGCCCGCGTGGACCTGTACTTCCGCGGCGGGAACATCGAGCTCGCCACGGCGGCGGGGGTGCCGGAGGAGTTTCTCCTCGGTCGCTTCCTCATCGAGAACAACCTGATGAAGCGGGAGGATCTCGAGCTGTACCTCAGCACGCGGGGCGGCAACGGCAAGCTCCTCGGCCACCAGCTGGTCAAGATGGGCTATCTGAGCGAGACGAGCCTCAAGCAGGCGATGCGGCAGCAGTCCTGCGAGCTGGTCTACGAGCTGATGCGCTGGAGCTTCGGACGCTTCGCCTTCCGCGCCACCCCCGAGCTCGCCCCGGTGGCGGCGGAGGCGGCGCTCGCGATGCCCGTCGACACCATCCTCATGGAGGGCTTTCGCCGGGTGGACGAGTGGCACCTCATCGAGCGCGAGATCGACAACTTCGATCTCGTCTTCCTGCGCAACGACGAGGGGCTGAGCCGTATGGGCCGCGGGAAGCTGACGCGGGAAGAGCTGGCGGTGCTGGAGCTCGTCAACGGCCGGAACACGGTCAAGGAGATCGTGCGACAGAGCCGCATGGGGTCCTTCGACGTCAGCAAGATGCTCTATCGCTTGCTCTCGGTGAAGTTGATCCGCAAGCGCGTCGCGCCGCTCGCGGTCTGAGCGTCGATGGCGACGATCTTGATCGCTGAAGACGTCCCGGCGGTGGTTCCCCTGGTGGCGGAGAGGCTGACGCGCCTCGGCCATCGCGTGCTGCTGGCGCGCGACGGCGAGGAGGCCGAGGCGACGATTCGCGCGGAGCGTCCCGACCTGGTGATCCTGGACGTGGTGTTGCCCAAGCGAAACGGCTTTCAGCTCTGCCGCAGCCTCCGGGCGACTCCCGAGTTCGCGCGGCTGCCGATCATCGTCGTGACGGCGATGGACCGCGAGAGCGATCAGTACTGGGGCCTCAAGCAGGGGGCCGACGAATACCTGGTTCAGCCCGTCGACCCGGAGGCGCTGCTCGAGAGCGTCGCGGGCTACCTGCCGGGATCGTGACGGCCGACGGGCGCACCGGCGGCGAAGGGCAGGAGACGCCGTGGATGCCGTGATCTGCGAGATGGACGGAACGCGAATGGCAGTCGATCTCTCCCTGGTCCGGCAGGTGGTGCGTCTCGGTCCGGTGACGCCCATCCCCGGAGCGCCGGCTGCCGTGGCCGGGGCGTGCCACGTCGGAGGCCGCGTGGTGCCGGTGATCGACGTCGGCGTGCTGCACGGTCGGGGGCCCAGCGCCCCCGCGCTCGGCGAGTCCGGTCTGCTCGTCGAGCACGGCGGTCAGCCGGCGATTCTGCTGGCGGGTCGCGTGGAGGCGGTGGCGCGGCTCCCCGAGGGAGGCGCGGCG
The Deltaproteobacteria bacterium genome window above contains:
- a CDS encoding Smr/MutS family protein; the protein is MCPETMPGAAQPPHDPPQAEALDPALVNLGWPELRQNLARLCTTRRGGEAAAALLPSLARAEVDELLELVSEARTLLAAGEPLPFGNTYDLAPALARLQKEGALDGPTLVHLGQTLQSGAHLSRFVRARAAEVPSLARVGRGLHDLHPVYSAILDAFDAGGAVADHASPELKRLRRRVAELHQQLGRRMRALLESPLWTRWLQDHYYTQREDRYVLPVRTDSAGMVEGIVHGASASGATLFIEPREVIEHNNQLKVAELEVAREELQILLGLATLVGEHLEAIAETEKTLVYLDLVAARARLAERLEAARPAISADGSLLLRDLRHPLMLLAGSKVIPNTLELAAGRTLIVTGPNAGGKSVCLKALGLSALMLKAGMHVPAAEGSSLPFYSQLFCQLGDDQSLSANLSTFSAQLTRVLSFVARASADTLVLLDEIATGTDPGEGEALAQALLESLASRATQALVTTHYERLKALPLADPRFVNASVGFDLERMAPTYRLHLGTPGSSFALPVAQRLGLPEAVLTRARSLLDPDANRLSALLAELAGQRESLHQQTESLARETAELQAERVRLERQRREAEERARREVDQAHLKAHQELVRARRDLERVRAQLRQVPPEQPAAAQQLKSLDQQVSAAAQTLLRHEPARVAPPQSEPVRSEALTVGQRVFLPRLGERAEILELPRRGKVAVRVGGLRSLVDLADVHLAPPPAPGPKPLTPRRPAGLVVAETLRPEASTPLADIPSLDVRGMRVDEALAAVDRFVDDVLLAGRDQLRLLHGQGSGALRAALRTHLGTSDAVEEVRAGTRQEGGDGVTLVRLR
- a CDS encoding response regulator, which gives rise to MSGETVLVIDDSPTILKVVQLVLTKAGYAVLTAADGDEGVQLAAEHRPQIVLLDFVMPKMNGYQVCRALQQEEGTRDVPVVLMSAKGDQVGDRFVKVMGIVDYITKPFSPEAITAVVQHTLAKYAASSPGEGEGRILPEVSAEKAVSAAEAALHARQAALARLAEGVSRSVGRSIVAAAANHATALEEADVVAWARQGLGPAVFEVLLGELRAAAPELVGEGDAVLMGDLRVIPLAEVLLLLHQQEQLGVLTVTRGDARVDLYFRGGNIELATAAGVPEEFLLGRFLIENNLMKREDLELYLSTRGGNGKLLGHQLVKMGYLSETSLKQAMRQQSCELVYELMRWSFGRFAFRATPELAPVAAEAALAMPVDTILMEGFRRVDEWHLIEREIDNFDLVFLRNDEGLSRMGRGKLTREELAVLELVNGRNTVKEIVRQSRMGSFDVSKMLYRLLSVKLIRKRVAPLAV
- a CDS encoding response regulator; translated protein: MATILIAEDVPAVVPLVAERLTRLGHRVLLARDGEEAEATIRAERPDLVILDVVLPKRNGFQLCRSLRATPEFARLPIIVVTAMDRESDQYWGLKQGADEYLVQPVDPEALLESVAGYLPGS
- a CDS encoding chemotaxis protein CheW; its protein translation is MAVDLSLVRQVVRLGPVTPIPGAPAAVAGACHVGGRVVPVIDVGVLHGRGPSAPALGESGLLVEHGGQPAILLAGRVEAVARLPEGGAAEDSSRPLPLLDVAQLFDRVGAQVAEASQRFRGVTGADA
- a CDS encoding protein kinase; this translates as MAASYPRLFGSYLLLRKLAAGGMGDLHLAGPSSLGGPARLLVVKTIRSTPKKNDRRARFLDESKVALRLSHPNLVQVFDAGIVDDQPYLAMEYVLGRDLRDLLVRCGELRRPLPVAACVYLAQELCRGLSYAHEHAEIRLVHRDVCPSNVLLSFAGEVKLTDFGIASSPLRKPYTAPGVVFGRLSYLAPERTRSGPVDARADLYSVGVILWETLTGQPMRPRSETSPRPQLESVKQPVLVPPSSRRPDVPAALDALVLRALQPDPDARYPSGEAMGEALRELLGQLGPDYDATALAQLLRAVYGSVVDECQRDAEGLLRQVARRRLEPVTTPPAAASPTGARPRPPPRVPLPPRLGARPPQLGPGAAPSVEVGAPGRLTTDNLSGQILDGRYRTMRLIGEGGMGAVYEAQHTEIGRRVAIKVLHALYSRDEEAVRRFRDEARAATRIGHPNIVDVTDSGTTADGRVYFVMELLTGVDLATVLAQQRTLATDRALRIAHQMCRALHAAHDAGIVHRDLKPENVFLTERDGETDFVKILDFGIAKNLDLAERGDARLTTPGIAMGTPEYMAPEQAAGEEIDRRIDVYATGAMLFEMLTGHLPHEGKNLMQLLSRKALEPPTPLRHYRPDLPEALDALLSHALATERSHRLPSMEDLRKALEPFLAEGTAPSAGLAVGTAPTVRAPALLEAPPFPPAHQVLPGEVRLYGGQLSESGAAPTLGSATGAALQATDPLGTRVVAGRRWPLWTTLGVTLLVGGGGAFAAIWWRGHREVPTAPISDAGSPRRDAGPVRDARPQDAAPPQSWPAATAPERPKVTPQEVERILEWARRAADGKRYLRPPGDNVKELLERIERDHPGHPAVARFRSQLGARIARRASTLLRSRQLPQAQQLYRTWVSLDDQAEKPLRALAQLELLLGRRALGRGQLKLARQHALAAQEIVPGHPGIPELLGDLAARKHRYPQAVRHYEAALQLATAKPVRKALEKKLAAAKRKAR
- a CDS encoding TlpA family protein disulfide reductase; this encodes MTFRLLAYAPRSFWAVVLLSCLGACPGAGTGEGPVEPFPPRRVRPLELTLPRLGGGQVSLSGLRGGPVVLTMFTTWSLRCQAEAPQFVQLHERWKSRGLRVVGVSLSADDASLVRTYVEFVGYRFDVALARPDDLELVAAFGLTRQVPRTVLLDGAGRVLRDFEGLTDFVTLRRELDALLGAGSSKPPASTIDPPPTRR
- a CDS encoding protein kinase — its product is MASPDTYPRLFGKYVLIGPLARGGMGELHLAVAGRGDLRKLCVIKQILGHLGDEEFTRRFVDEAKLVVQLSHGNLVPIFESGLIDGRYYLSMEYIEGKDLRTVWNAMEGRPMPLEVALHLAKELCRGLSYAHSFGDLQLVHRDVSPPNVLLSYSGEVRLTDFGLASSTIKMQKTSPGVLFGKLAYMSPEQARNEAVDERADVYSLGVIFWELITGQRLFPKEGSQLDQLKRVANPQVPAPSKVNRKLPPPLDLIVLRALAPRRDDRYATAELFRRELAGFLAKLDPTTDAAAVQRLLAQIFGAAIDDERRQRQQLLEEMTPRIHELLDAKVSTGVATEGAEEEKLFVDESTPPPTLAPGTMLGGRYRIEDLIREGGMGTVYLALHVDIEKRLAVKVLHPIYTRMPEVVSRFRQEARAASRIGHPNIVEVFDSGITEDGSFYFVMEHLEGLDLADTLGEDGPFPEERVTRVAVQICHALEAAHEAGIVHRDLKPENVFLTTREGAVDFVKVLDFGIAQMGHLEDSRRVRLTNPGIAMGTPEYMSPEQAAGKGCDHRADIYAVGALLYEMLVGEPPHAGDNLLEVLNRKATEEIRPPSEHRPELSGELERIVLWALERDPERRPQSMAQLAYELTKLTSGRSGAVASMLGLPDDPLGTGASPMGIPSPRALDLAREPFGPGEEFRPDLAVTASVKAPPRHRAAPALLLILIGLGALATVVALPLWSRKPRSAGAGTAPRPSAPVAVAEPRSASVQALRAQDAGTQPSEEASATQVAASAPVRPSGGRARLSGTKSAAGRSATSSMSAGLRHLRAGRFAEARTAFETARRSPKDRGRALVGLAEVEFQLGQYHAAQVFAQVAASEGAGLQADLIRGNIFFKLHDYKNAMRMYERVLGREEGHREARRNLEAARRQLRTR